A window of Corallococcus macrosporus DSM 14697 contains these coding sequences:
- the gpmI gene encoding 2,3-bisphosphoglycerate-independent phosphoglycerate mutase yields the protein MTPAHKVLLCILDGWGIRQERDNNAILLAGTPHLDKLASPYPFTELQTAGLAVGLPEGQMGNSEVGHTNIGAGRIVYQDLVRINRAAESGELAQNPVLRAALDGVKADGKALHLLGLVSPGGVHSSMDHLFALLKAAKERNVAHVYVHAFLDGRDTPPQSALGYMEELERFLHETQTGRIATVSGRYYAMDRDKRWDRVQQAYEALVFGRGPKAPDALSAIRASYAEKVTDEFVKPTVLAGGDGTPVGRIQDGDAVLFFNFRADRARELTQALAFPEFKEFDRGGLRLGRYLCMTQYDETFKLPALFEPDQPQDIFPELLSRQGLRQFRTAETEKYAHVTFFFNGGREVTYAGEDRHLVPSPRDVKTYDLKPEMSAYEVTAELVKRLDSGKYDFALVNFANPDMVGHSGRLDAAMKAVKVVDECLGALGKACERNGWVLAISADHGNCEQMVDLETGEPHTAHTLNPVPFHLIHPDFRGQKLRPGILADIAPTLCKVMGLPQSKEMNRQGLLP from the coding sequence ATGACGCCCGCGCACAAGGTCCTGCTCTGCATCCTGGATGGTTGGGGTATCCGCCAGGAGCGCGACAACAACGCCATCCTGCTGGCCGGCACGCCGCACCTCGACAAGCTGGCGAGCCCCTACCCCTTCACCGAGCTGCAGACGGCCGGCCTTGCCGTGGGCCTGCCCGAGGGGCAGATGGGCAACTCCGAGGTGGGCCACACCAACATCGGCGCGGGGCGAATCGTCTACCAGGACCTGGTGCGCATCAACCGCGCCGCGGAGTCCGGTGAGCTGGCGCAGAACCCCGTGCTGCGCGCCGCGTTGGACGGCGTGAAGGCGGACGGCAAGGCGCTGCACCTGCTGGGGCTGGTGTCGCCCGGCGGGGTCCACTCGTCCATGGACCACCTGTTCGCGCTGCTCAAGGCCGCGAAGGAGCGCAACGTGGCGCACGTCTACGTGCACGCCTTCCTGGACGGGCGAGACACGCCGCCGCAGAGCGCGCTGGGCTACATGGAGGAGCTGGAGCGCTTCCTCCATGAGACACAGACGGGCCGCATCGCCACCGTGAGCGGGCGCTACTACGCCATGGACCGCGACAAGCGCTGGGACCGCGTGCAGCAGGCCTATGAGGCCCTGGTGTTCGGCCGCGGGCCCAAGGCGCCGGACGCGCTGAGCGCCATCCGCGCGTCCTACGCGGAGAAAGTCACCGACGAGTTCGTGAAGCCCACGGTGCTGGCCGGCGGCGACGGCACGCCGGTGGGCCGCATCCAGGACGGCGACGCGGTGCTCTTCTTCAACTTCCGCGCGGACCGGGCGCGGGAGCTGACGCAGGCGTTGGCGTTCCCGGAGTTCAAGGAGTTCGACCGGGGCGGGCTGCGGCTGGGCCGCTACCTGTGCATGACCCAGTACGACGAGACGTTCAAGCTGCCGGCGCTCTTCGAGCCGGACCAGCCGCAGGACATCTTCCCGGAGCTGCTGTCGCGCCAGGGGCTGCGCCAGTTCCGCACGGCGGAGACGGAGAAGTACGCGCACGTCACGTTCTTCTTCAACGGCGGCCGCGAGGTCACCTACGCGGGTGAGGACAGGCACCTGGTGCCCAGCCCGCGCGACGTGAAGACGTACGACTTGAAGCCGGAGATGTCCGCCTACGAGGTGACGGCCGAGCTGGTGAAGCGGCTGGACTCCGGGAAGTACGACTTCGCGCTGGTGAACTTCGCCAACCCGGACATGGTGGGCCACAGCGGCCGGCTGGACGCGGCGATGAAGGCGGTGAAGGTCGTGGACGAGTGCCTGGGCGCGCTGGGCAAGGCGTGCGAGCGCAACGGCTGGGTGCTGGCCATCTCCGCCGACCACGGCAACTGCGAGCAGATGGTGGACCTGGAGACGGGCGAGCCGCACACCGCGCACACGCTCAACCCGGTGCCCTTCCACCTCATCCACCCGGACTTCCGGGGGCAGAAGCTGCGCCCGGGCATCCTCGCGGACATCGCGCCCACCCTGTGCAAGGTGATGGGGCTGCCGCAGTCGAAGGAGATGAACCGGCAGGGTCTGCTGCCGTGA
- a CDS encoding TetR family transcriptional regulator: protein MNPRALALLLSLLLAMPGQAASGLEAVRGRAQVARAETRALRGQQQALRDELNGLAARIETLKARRQGRLMAGTDLEDALRRSQELSGQLTRLAQAVVAAEGEAERAHLALHTALSDELARLLAAWEGTTDRGQRAKLLESVRSVRAEREAVRAALPASQVPSLDRATAGGDDPEDLLAQADTLRDTGDKVRERMKALRGRITEVREERDLDRRMNDFLGEESMFDDHDRRLRLRMGSDRSIQVERSEPGTPMFQGDDAAPPGPNVGGRPNEGADPDPGPSPTPTPLSARAADRRPLVETQRAQDLASGGPVDLGAMEAEAARLEALARELEGRATKLERRARELGVP, encoded by the coding sequence ATGAATCCCCGCGCCCTCGCCCTCCTGCTGAGCCTGCTGCTGGCCATGCCTGGTCAGGCGGCGTCCGGGCTGGAGGCGGTGCGGGGGCGGGCCCAGGTGGCCCGCGCGGAGACGCGCGCCCTGCGGGGACAGCAGCAGGCGCTGCGCGACGAGCTCAACGGGCTGGCGGCGCGCATCGAGACGCTGAAGGCGCGGCGCCAGGGCCGGCTGATGGCGGGGACGGACCTGGAGGACGCGCTGCGTCGCTCGCAGGAGCTGAGCGGCCAGCTCACCCGCCTGGCGCAGGCCGTGGTCGCGGCGGAGGGCGAGGCGGAGCGCGCCCACCTGGCGCTGCACACGGCGCTGTCGGATGAGCTGGCGCGGCTGCTGGCGGCCTGGGAAGGCACGACGGACCGGGGCCAGCGCGCGAAGCTGCTGGAGTCGGTGCGCTCGGTGCGCGCCGAGCGTGAGGCCGTGCGCGCCGCGCTGCCGGCCTCGCAGGTGCCCTCCCTGGACAGGGCCACGGCGGGCGGTGACGACCCGGAGGACCTGCTGGCCCAGGCGGACACGCTCCGCGACACCGGAGACAAGGTGCGCGAGCGGATGAAGGCCCTGCGCGGCCGCATCACTGAAGTGCGCGAGGAGCGCGACCTGGACCGGCGCATGAACGACTTCCTGGGCGAGGAGTCGATGTTCGACGACCACGACCGGCGGCTGCGCCTGCGCATGGGCAGCGACCGGAGCATCCAGGTGGAGCGCTCCGAGCCCGGTACGCCCATGTTCCAGGGCGACGACGCGGCGCCCCCCGGCCCCAACGTGGGGGGCCGTCCCAACGAGGGCGCGGACCCGGACCCAGGCCCGTCTCCAACGCCGACCCCCCTGTCGGCCCGGGCCGCGGACCGCAGGCCCCTGGTCGAAACGCAGCGCGCCCAGGACCTGGCCTCGGGTGGGCCCGTGGACCTGGGCGCGATGGAGGCGGAGGCCGCGCGGCTGGAGGCGCTGGCCCGGGAGCTGGAAGGCCGCGCCACGAAGCTGGAGCGGCGCGCGCGGGAGCTGGGCGTCCCCTGA
- a CDS encoding RNA ligase RtcB family protein has protein sequence MRTDASTETLPSSAPRAPVRVIASSQSWVEGEAVRQLEAMARLPGMKLAVGLPDLHPGKGAPVGAAFTSEGFLYPYLVGSDIGCGMGLWNVDLLARKARPERWAGKLDLEGPWTGDTEGFLQEHGVKSSGYEAALGTVGGGNHFAELQRVDAVHDSKVFSALGLEADRLLLLVHSGSRGLGEAILRAHVDRHAAGGLADDSPDARTYLTRHDHAVEWGRANRALVARRMLDGIGAMGQRVLDVCHNSVTPRRDTGRTQWLHRKGAAPSDEGPVVIPGSRGALSYLVIPTGESHTSAHSLAHGAGRKWTRTAARERMRERFTAESLTRTSFKSHVVCENKDLLFEEAPPAYKPIDRVVTDLVEAGLVRVVATLAPVLTYKTRARSE, from the coding sequence ATGCGCACTGACGCCTCGACTGAAACGCTCCCCTCTTCCGCGCCGCGGGCGCCCGTGCGTGTCATCGCCTCCTCCCAGTCCTGGGTGGAAGGCGAGGCGGTGCGGCAACTCGAAGCCATGGCCCGCCTGCCCGGTATGAAGCTGGCGGTGGGCCTCCCGGACCTGCACCCCGGCAAGGGTGCCCCGGTGGGCGCGGCCTTCACCTCCGAAGGCTTCCTCTATCCCTACCTGGTGGGCAGCGACATCGGCTGCGGCATGGGCCTGTGGAACGTGGACCTGCTGGCACGCAAAGCCAGACCCGAGCGTTGGGCCGGCAAGTTGGACCTGGAGGGCCCGTGGACGGGTGACACGGAAGGTTTCCTCCAGGAGCACGGCGTGAAGTCCTCGGGCTACGAGGCCGCGCTGGGCACGGTGGGCGGCGGCAACCACTTCGCGGAGCTGCAGCGGGTGGACGCGGTCCATGATTCGAAGGTCTTCAGCGCCCTGGGCCTGGAGGCGGACCGCTTGCTGCTCCTGGTGCACTCCGGTTCGCGCGGCCTCGGCGAGGCGATTCTCCGGGCCCACGTGGACCGGCACGCGGCGGGCGGGCTCGCGGACGACTCACCCGACGCGCGGACCTACCTCACGCGCCATGACCACGCGGTGGAGTGGGGCCGGGCCAACCGGGCCCTGGTGGCGCGGCGGATGCTGGACGGCATCGGCGCGATGGGCCAGCGAGTCCTCGACGTGTGCCACAACAGCGTCACCCCTCGGCGTGACACGGGACGGACGCAGTGGCTGCACCGCAAGGGCGCGGCGCCGTCCGACGAAGGGCCGGTGGTGATTCCCGGCAGCCGAGGCGCCCTGAGCTACCTGGTGATTCCCACGGGCGAGAGCCACACCAGCGCGCACAGCCTGGCGCACGGCGCGGGCCGCAAGTGGACGCGCACCGCAGCGCGAGAGCGGATGCGGGAGCGCTTCACGGCGGAGTCCCTCACGCGCACGTCCTTCAAGAGCCACGTGGTATGTGAGAACAAGGACCTGCTCTTCGAGGAGGCTCCGCCCGCGTACAAGCCCATCGACCGCGTGGTGACGGACCTGGTCGAAGCGGGGCTGGTCCGCGTGGTGGCCACCCTGGCGCCGGTGCTCACGTACAAGACGCGCGCCCGCTCGGAGTAG
- a CDS encoding ComF family protein — MLKALLDLLYPPSCLACTKVLPGPEGFFCETCDTALERLPPACCRTCAEPGAFPGDTCPRCRASPPPFTRAWAPFAHEGPLARAIHRFKYEDHPNLAGPLGELLAGEAHSFLSRAPGLVVALPLHKRRYHARKYDQAQLLAGALAKATGRQAPVGLLTRHRETQRQVGLSEADRASNVDGAFAASSRVSGQRVLLVDDVFTTGATARAAASALREAGAVQVEMLTLARAFSLE, encoded by the coding sequence GTGCTGAAGGCGCTGCTGGATTTGCTCTATCCGCCTTCGTGCCTGGCGTGCACGAAGGTGCTGCCGGGCCCCGAGGGCTTCTTCTGCGAGACGTGCGACACCGCGCTGGAGCGGCTGCCACCCGCGTGTTGCCGCACCTGCGCGGAGCCCGGCGCCTTTCCCGGGGACACCTGCCCCCGGTGCCGCGCCTCGCCGCCGCCCTTCACCCGCGCCTGGGCGCCCTTCGCGCACGAAGGGCCCCTGGCGCGCGCCATCCACCGCTTCAAGTACGAAGACCACCCCAACCTCGCGGGGCCGCTGGGGGAGCTGCTGGCGGGCGAGGCGCACAGCTTCCTCAGCCGCGCGCCGGGGCTGGTGGTCGCGTTGCCGCTGCACAAGCGCCGCTATCACGCGCGCAAGTACGACCAGGCTCAACTGCTGGCGGGCGCGCTGGCGAAGGCCACGGGGCGGCAGGCGCCGGTGGGCCTGCTGACGCGACACCGCGAGACACAGCGGCAGGTGGGGCTGAGCGAAGCGGACCGGGCGAGCAACGTCGACGGGGCCTTCGCCGCGTCGTCCCGTGTCTCCGGACAACGTGTGCTGCTGGTGGACGACGTGTTCACCACCGGCGCCACCGCGAGGGCGGCGGCCTCGGCCCTGCGTGAAGCGGGCGCCGTCCAGGTGGAGATGCTGACGCTGGCGCGCGCCTTCAGCCTGGAGTGA
- a CDS encoding 23S rRNA (pseudouridine(1915)-N(3))-methyltransferase RlmH has product MKVRLLSIGKDRSGLYEPAVQEYARRLGHYTRFELVELSEASGKRLKPGDAKAAEAEAILARRKPQDWLVALDERGALLDSVELSRYVGKAQTGAKDLLFIIGGDEGLDASVRDAANLTLSLSKMTLPHRLARVVLIEQLYRAFTILKGEPYHK; this is encoded by the coding sequence GTGAAGGTCCGGCTCCTCTCCATCGGCAAGGACCGCTCGGGCCTGTATGAGCCCGCGGTCCAGGAGTACGCCAGACGCCTGGGCCACTACACCCGCTTCGAGCTGGTGGAGCTGTCCGAGGCCAGCGGCAAGCGGCTCAAGCCCGGGGACGCGAAGGCCGCCGAGGCCGAGGCGATTCTCGCCAGGCGCAAGCCACAGGACTGGCTGGTGGCCCTGGACGAGCGCGGCGCGCTGCTCGACTCCGTCGAGCTGAGCCGCTACGTCGGCAAGGCGCAGACGGGCGCCAAGGATTTGCTGTTCATCATTGGCGGGGACGAAGGGCTCGACGCCAGCGTGCGGGACGCGGCGAACCTCACCTTGTCCTTGTCCAAGATGACGCTGCCCCACCGGTTGGCGCGCGTGGTGCTCATCGAGCAGCTCTACCGCGCGTTCACCATCCTCAAGGGCGAGCCGTACCACAAGTAG
- a CDS encoding TenA family transcriptional regulator: MSPVSREVARPEAAPHRYVPPDLTPTAHPRWLESMLESLREDWNTACWPPLFRATADGQRPPLRHWRRVLAHFFPIVEAFPKYMGLSLAKTTYGQRPGDASARRWLLQNLGVEAKHAEWFIDWMRGIGLAPDEVFRQRPLPEVRALHEHLLDTCARGTLAEGVAASNWAVEGITGVWTREVVEPFRAYAEEGARIDAYSMMWLKVHARYDDQHPEEALEIIKLSTDASSGEPFRVQAAARKSLRMYAAALHACCKD; this comes from the coding sequence ATGTCGCCCGTCTCGCGAGAAGTGGCTCGGCCCGAAGCCGCGCCCCACCGTTACGTCCCCCCTGACCTGACGCCCACCGCGCATCCCCGCTGGCTGGAGTCGATGCTGGAGTCCCTGCGCGAGGATTGGAACACGGCCTGCTGGCCTCCGTTGTTCCGCGCGACGGCCGACGGCCAGCGCCCGCCGCTGCGTCACTGGCGGCGGGTGCTGGCCCACTTCTTCCCCATCGTGGAGGCCTTCCCCAAGTACATGGGCCTGTCCCTGGCGAAGACGACCTACGGCCAGCGTCCGGGAGACGCGAGCGCGCGGCGCTGGCTGCTCCAGAACCTGGGCGTGGAGGCGAAGCACGCCGAGTGGTTCATCGACTGGATGCGTGGCATTGGCCTGGCGCCGGACGAGGTCTTCCGTCAACGCCCCCTGCCGGAGGTGCGGGCGCTGCACGAGCACCTGCTGGACACCTGCGCGCGCGGGACGCTGGCGGAGGGCGTGGCCGCGTCCAACTGGGCGGTGGAGGGCATCACCGGCGTGTGGACCCGCGAGGTGGTGGAGCCCTTCCGCGCCTATGCCGAGGAGGGCGCGCGCATCGACGCGTACTCCATGATGTGGCTCAAGGTGCACGCGCGCTATGACGACCAGCACCCGGAGGAGGCGCTGGAAATCATCAAGCTGTCCACCGACGCGAGCAGCGGAGAGCCCTTCCGCGTCCAGGCGGCCGCCAGGAAGTCGCTGCGGATGTATGCCGCCGCGCTCCACGCGTGCTGCAAGGACTGA
- a CDS encoding tetratricopeptide repeat protein, which produces MCGAPYRTLGNTEAVLYLLVSMSDARLEQFKKMVADFPDSPMSHFSLGKLYLERRQYPEAAHALEAAVRLDPTYAAAMVALGDAWAGAGEAGKAREVLERARAHALAQGHPGLAEEIDERIADLA; this is translated from the coding sequence ATGTGCGGCGCACCCTACCGCACCCTTGGCAACACGGAAGCGGTCCTCTATCTCCTGGTGTCCATGAGCGACGCCCGGCTGGAACAGTTCAAGAAGATGGTGGCGGACTTCCCGGACTCCCCCATGAGCCATTTCTCCCTCGGGAAGTTGTACCTGGAGCGGCGGCAGTACCCCGAGGCCGCCCACGCCCTGGAGGCCGCCGTCCGGCTGGACCCCACCTACGCGGCCGCCATGGTGGCCCTGGGGGATGCCTGGGCGGGGGCGGGGGAGGCGGGCAAGGCGCGCGAGGTGCTGGAGCGGGCCAGGGCGCACGCCCTGGCCCAGGGGCACCCGGGGCTCGCCGAGGAAATCGACGAGCGCATCGCCGACCTGGCGTAG
- a CDS encoding Imm52 family immunity protein yields MVDSYYSGVYWPGRPESLEAYSRRAELFFRNLSAVDQSLARWFEQAASRDAALKTEFLPSAETFLGLFAKKKYRIGDGEIFFAAWNGESSASSVVNFSCGSPSPQTVDLCVWAPPSIGDVAGRLLSAPMLTQVMRAMVLAWEPEWGVFTSDRHRDAVSEFADTGTFVGWGTYLSRNRGVVPPLPAPVRIEQVKDKGTLIVLTPERFTVGNPEHVALAERVRELLDRAGLLKPLQAQP; encoded by the coding sequence ATGGTCGACAGCTACTATTCTGGCGTGTATTGGCCTGGACGACCTGAGTCGCTAGAGGCCTACTCCCGGCGAGCCGAGCTTTTTTTTCGGAACCTGTCTGCCGTGGATCAAAGCCTTGCAAGATGGTTTGAACAGGCTGCTTCTCGGGATGCTGCCCTCAAAACCGAATTCTTGCCGAGTGCCGAGACCTTCCTTGGCTTGTTTGCGAAGAAGAAGTATCGAATCGGGGATGGTGAGATCTTCTTCGCGGCGTGGAATGGAGAGTCCAGCGCGAGTAGTGTGGTCAACTTTTCTTGTGGCTCTCCATCGCCTCAGACAGTGGACCTCTGCGTGTGGGCCCCTCCGTCAATCGGGGATGTCGCGGGGCGACTCTTGTCTGCGCCCATGCTCACGCAAGTGATGCGCGCGATGGTGCTGGCATGGGAACCTGAGTGGGGGGTCTTTACGTCTGACCGTCATCGCGACGCCGTATCCGAGTTCGCGGACACCGGCACGTTCGTGGGATGGGGGACATACCTTTCGCGGAATCGGGGCGTAGTGCCCCCGCTTCCTGCCCCCGTTCGCATCGAGCAGGTAAAGGACAAGGGCACCCTCATCGTTCTCACGCCCGAGCGCTTCACAGTCGGCAACCCGGAGCATGTGGCGCTGGCTGAGCGGGTGCGGGAGCTGTTGGACCGGGCCGGACTCTTGAAGCCGCTCCAGGCCCAGCCGTAG
- a CDS encoding sigma-54-dependent transcriptional regulator, giving the protein MARILVIDDHDTLREGMTVTLTRSGHAVSAVRSGQDGLAAYRKAPFDLVVTDLKMDGMDGIAVTKSLKALDAAAVVMVVTAFGTIETAVQAMQEGAYDFITKPFPPEVLRAKVDKGLELASTRKQVERLTARTDAHDTDAALTHGNLVGDSEPMQRLVSNVLKVAQSDATVLVRGESGTGKELVARMLHQRSPRRDGPFVVVHCAALAETLLESELFGHERGAFTGAVKRKLGRFELADGGTLFLDEIGEVPASVQTKLLRVLQEKEIQRVGGEDTLKVDVRVVSATHRDLQAEVKAGRFREDLYYRLHIVPLTLPPLRERPEDIPVLARHFVAKHAVRVNRRVTGLDDSALRALARHAWPGNVRELENVIEQALVFAEGERLTDLDLPSHLTATGTSRLDAGLPVLQGDRPLPDILEDLERQLIARAYEKAGGVKTETARLLGIKTSALYYKLEKYGFLPRETPPEEG; this is encoded by the coding sequence ATGGCGCGCATCCTCGTCATCGACGACCACGACACGCTGCGGGAAGGGATGACGGTCACCCTCACCCGTTCGGGCCACGCCGTGTCCGCGGTGCGCAGCGGCCAGGACGGCCTGGCCGCCTACCGCAAGGCGCCCTTCGACCTGGTCGTCACCGACCTGAAGATGGACGGCATGGACGGCATCGCGGTGACGAAGTCCCTCAAGGCGCTGGATGCCGCCGCCGTCGTCATGGTGGTGACGGCCTTCGGCACCATTGAAACCGCGGTGCAGGCGATGCAGGAAGGCGCCTACGACTTCATCACCAAGCCCTTCCCGCCGGAGGTGCTGCGCGCCAAGGTGGACAAGGGCCTGGAGCTGGCGTCCACGCGCAAGCAGGTGGAGCGGCTGACGGCGCGCACCGACGCGCACGACACGGACGCGGCCCTCACCCATGGCAACCTGGTGGGCGACAGCGAGCCCATGCAGCGGCTGGTGTCCAACGTCCTCAAGGTGGCGCAGAGCGACGCCACGGTGCTGGTGCGCGGCGAGAGCGGCACCGGCAAGGAGCTGGTGGCCCGCATGCTCCACCAGCGCTCCCCCCGCCGCGACGGGCCCTTCGTCGTCGTGCACTGCGCGGCGCTGGCGGAGACGCTGCTGGAGAGCGAGCTGTTCGGCCACGAGCGCGGCGCCTTCACCGGCGCGGTGAAGCGCAAGCTGGGGCGCTTCGAGCTGGCCGACGGCGGCACGCTGTTCCTGGACGAGATTGGCGAGGTTCCCGCGTCCGTGCAGACCAAGCTGCTCCGCGTGCTCCAGGAGAAGGAAATCCAGCGCGTGGGCGGCGAGGACACCCTCAAGGTGGACGTGCGCGTGGTGAGCGCCACCCACCGGGACCTCCAGGCCGAGGTGAAGGCCGGCCGCTTCCGCGAGGACCTCTACTACCGGCTGCACATCGTCCCGCTGACGCTGCCGCCGCTGCGGGAGCGGCCCGAGGACATCCCCGTGCTGGCCCGCCACTTCGTGGCCAAGCACGCGGTGCGGGTGAACCGGCGCGTCACGGGGCTGGACGACAGCGCGCTGCGCGCCCTGGCCCGCCACGCGTGGCCCGGCAACGTGCGCGAGCTGGAGAACGTCATCGAACAGGCGCTCGTCTTCGCCGAGGGCGAGCGGCTCACGGACCTGGACCTGCCCTCGCACCTCACCGCCACGGGCACCTCGCGCCTCGATGCGGGCCTGCCCGTGCTCCAGGGAGACCGCCCACTTCCGGACATCCTGGAGGACCTGGAGCGCCAGCTCATCGCCCGGGCCTACGAGAAGGCCGGTGGCGTGAAGACAGAGACGGCCCGCCTGCTGGGCATCAAGACGTCCGCGCTGTACTACAAGCTGGAGAAGTACGGCTTCCTGCCCAGGGAGACGCCCCCCGAGGAGGGCTGA
- a CDS encoding NUDIX hydrolase has protein sequence MESDASSSMALQALLARHVPEDVKEQEDLERMRHFAHALARPFSREQREAHFTGSAVVVDPAGARVVLLHHRKLQRWLQPGGHADVTDAGEMAATALREAREETGCRVFLHPTAPQPLDVDLHTIPARRDEPEHHHLDVRFLVVAENPDALAHDPAESFGVRWLTWDEAMTHADEAPLRRMLAKARRVVAGAP, from the coding sequence ATGGAATCCGATGCCTCGTCCTCCATGGCCCTCCAGGCGTTGCTCGCGCGTCACGTCCCCGAGGACGTGAAGGAACAGGAGGACCTGGAACGGATGCGCCACTTCGCCCACGCGCTGGCGCGGCCCTTCTCCCGGGAGCAGCGAGAGGCCCACTTCACGGGCAGCGCGGTGGTGGTGGACCCGGCGGGCGCGCGCGTCGTCCTGCTGCACCACCGCAAGCTCCAGCGCTGGCTCCAGCCCGGAGGTCACGCGGATGTCACGGACGCGGGCGAGATGGCGGCCACCGCGCTGCGTGAAGCGCGCGAGGAGACGGGCTGTCGCGTCTTTCTGCACCCCACCGCGCCCCAGCCCCTGGACGTGGACCTCCACACCATCCCCGCGCGCCGCGACGAGCCGGAGCACCACCACCTGGACGTGCGCTTCCTCGTGGTGGCGGAGAACCCCGACGCCCTGGCGCATGACCCGGCGGAGTCCTTTGGCGTGCGGTGGCTCACCTGGGATGAGGCGATGACGCACGCGGACGAAGCGCCGCTGCGCCGCATGCTGGCGAAGGCCCGGCGCGTGGTGGCGGGCGCGCCGTGA
- the rsfS gene encoding ribosome silencing factor, with amino-acid sequence MATKKKTTAKKTTTRAPAARKKTVSGKTPAKKKAPVAKKASAAKAPAKAPAKKKKAKLPVAPPQKAGPAENPAAKALAHRIGNLLLDKKAQDVVILDVRGMTSYADYFVIASAETDRQVSAMAENVQVQLKTGDAPLRPIGTEGFETGQWVLLDYGEVVAHLFLTDLRAHYDLEGLWADASREKLA; translated from the coding sequence ATGGCCACGAAGAAGAAGACGACCGCGAAAAAGACCACCACCCGGGCCCCGGCGGCCCGGAAGAAGACGGTATCGGGCAAGACGCCCGCGAAGAAGAAGGCCCCTGTCGCCAAGAAGGCCTCGGCGGCGAAGGCCCCCGCCAAGGCGCCCGCGAAGAAGAAGAAGGCGAAGCTCCCAGTCGCCCCGCCCCAGAAGGCGGGCCCCGCGGAGAACCCGGCCGCCAAGGCGCTGGCGCACCGCATTGGCAACCTGCTGCTCGACAAGAAGGCGCAGGACGTCGTCATCCTCGACGTGCGCGGGATGACGTCCTACGCGGACTACTTCGTCATCGCCTCCGCGGAGACGGACCGTCAGGTGAGCGCCATGGCGGAGAACGTCCAGGTGCAGCTCAAGACGGGGGACGCGCCCCTCCGCCCCATCGGCACCGAGGGCTTCGAGACGGGCCAGTGGGTGCTGCTGGATTACGGCGAGGTGGTGGCGCACCTGTTCCTCACCGACCTGCGCGCGCACTACGACCTCGAGGGCCTCTGGGCCGACGCGTCCCGGGAGAAGCTGGCCTGA